CATCAGCAGGACGGTCGGCGTATCCAGCTTCACGTCGTCCAGCTTGCCGTCGAGGGCGTCCATGACGACACACGACTCGTAGTAAATCGACCCATCCTGCCACCAGGTCCGCAGAAGCGGCAGGTAGCCTTCGGCCAGTTCGCATCCGCCCCGGAGCCTCTCCTCCGGGAAACCGAAGTCCAAACGAAGCTCGTTGCCTTCCCACAGCTTGCGGTCGCAGTCGCGCGGACTCTTCTGGATGTCAAACCAACGTCCCCTCCCGGAGATCTCCAGCCCGCCGTTGGGCTGCTGACGCACAACGTTGCGATCACCGGGCAAACCGTGCACGAAGTACAGGGGCCGCTTGAGTGGCATCTCGTTCCATGCTCTGGTCAGGGTCTGCTCCGGTTCCTGCTCGACGCGGTCGTAGATCGTCTGGCCAGAGAACTCGCGCCGCAGGGCATCCCGATAGGTCGCCAGGGCAATGCTGTCGTCACCGCGCGTGACCAGGACCCCGAGATCGTCAACCAGAATCCGGTCGCCATGAGCAACCTCCGCCGCCGCGAAAGAGAACGGACGCTGGCTCGATCGCACCGTGACGATGGTCCGGTCGTACCCCGGATCCATGGGATCGACCGCGGTCAACAGGTCGACAGCGATCCCTCCCTTCTCACCGGCCCGAAGCACCCACTGGTTGTCCGTCGTCACCTGGACCGGCTGGTCGGGCAACGGTCGAACGGCCGCCACCTGGCCATTGAAGACCTCGATCCGGCCGGGTTCATCCCCGCTGAGCCTCACGCCGGAGTGGGCGGGCGAGTCGAACTGGATCCGCACTTGGAGCGTCTTGAGCTCCGCGTCGGTGTAGACCGCAAAGCGTTCGATCCTCGAAAGCGGCTCCCGGGCAACGAGCCGAACCTGGAGCGTCTTGCGGTACGAGACGCCGGGGCCGCGGAGCTTCCTGATCTCCTTATCGCTGGTGGAGGCAAAAGTGATGCTCCAGGTATTCCCCCCGACCGCCACCTGCGTCGCAGCATCGATCCAGCTGCCATTGGTCCAGTCGTCCATCGCATCCCAGCCGACGCGCCCGGCGCCGCGCTCGGCCAGGACCGGGTCCGGCTTGCCGTCCCAGACTCGGTGCCAGTACTGCAACTTCACCGACGCCGGATCAGGCATCGGCCCTGACCCGAACTCCACGACGATCCGTCGCACTTTGCGAGGCTCCGCCCAGCGCACACCCTGCCACTTGCCCTCGTCACCCTGGATGGCCACCCCGAACGGCGCAGCATCGAACAACGTCCCGCGAGCAGAAGGCTTGAGTTGCCCAACGCGCACCTCAACCATGTTCGACACGAGAAGAAGCAGAACGCACGTCGCGGCCGCACTCACGAGACCTGCTGCGGAAGGACGATTCATCATCCGCCTCCCTGGTAGGTGGACCTGGTGTTCTCCAACGGGCGCCGGCCGTGCGGCCGGAAGACGTCACCGCGGCACTGTAGCACGCCTGCCGAGGACTCGCAATCAGGCATCCGTGACCCGGGTGGCCGGCCGCCCAATCGCGGCCGCACACCCTCACAGCGTCAAAACCCCATTGCCGGAACCGGCGCCGAATGATCGCGACAGCGGCGGGGACAGAGATGAACCGGACTGCGGGACAACACTCACCAACGGCCACGCTGGTTCCTGGCCCAGCCGCTCAGACCCGGCTGTAGTGGTCGGGGTACTTGAGCAGATGGCAACCAATGTTGTCCGCATAGCGCTGCATTGCCTGCTGCAGTACCTCGGGCGTATCCTCGGCCTTGTCCGGATCAACCAACCCGTCCAGCGGGATCAAATCGAAGTAGAAGTTGTCTCGAGATACGACGAAGCCCTGGAGTACGGGCACTTTGCAGCGCAGGGCGATCTGCATTGTCCCCGTCAGGAACTCCCGCTCCTCGCCGAAGATCTTGACCTTCGCGGTGCGCAGATGAGACGCGCGCAGGCGGCTGACGTCCAGGGCGGTGCCCAGGATGTAACCTTCCTGAAAACAGCGGTACAGGTCCCGCGGGTAGGAGTCCGCGAAGAACATACGGACCGCTCTGAGCTCAGGAAAGCTCTGCTCGTACTTCTCCTGAATGTAGCGGCGCATGGCCCCCTCGTTGCGGTCGCGGACCCCGGCAATGCGATATCCGAGCATGGCCATGATCTGGATGAGCACGTGGTGGGAGCCGTTGTGGCTCATACACACGTACAGGCCCTTGCCCCGCTCGAGGGCGTTGTCAATCAGCTCGCGGCGGTGAAACGTGGTGCGCCGGATGATCTCCTCGCGGGGAATCTTGTCGAAGATCAGGTAGAGCAGCTTGTCACAGCGGGTGCGAACGAAGTGCTGCCAGCAGGCGTAGGTCATCGAGCAGGACATCTCCTTGACGTGATCGCCAAGGGTCGCCCCCAGTCGCTTGCGGAACCTCCGCCGCCGCTTGTGATTGACCAGCCATTCACAGGTGCCGAAGAAACGGCCGAAGTGGTACAGCCCGCCGAGTCCAAAACACACGGCCAGTCCCCACAGGAAGCCGCGCACGAACATGAACTTCGTGCGGGTAAACCAGCTCAGCCCGTCCGATTCGACGGGCTTCTCCTCGGAACCGGGAACCGGCGTATCCGAGATGACTGGATGGGCGGCCATGATGCCTCGCACCTGGACCTCATCTCACCGGGCCTTCGGACGCCGGTGTTCGCACCGGCGGCATTCTATCCCAGGATCGTCGAACTCGGCAACCGCGGCCGCAGGGATAGCCAAGCCGTACGCGTTTTCCTATGATGGCCACCTATGAAGCTCTATGATCAACACCTGCACTCCGCGAACTCGGTCGACAGCCGATCCGATCCCAGCGAGGTGGTGCGCGCGGCGATCGGGGCCGGACTGGCGGGCGTCACCTTCACCGAGCATTACGACCCCCACGAGAGCGAGTGGGACGTCTGCATCTACGACTACGAGCGCATCGCCCAGGCCGTGGCCGTGCTTCGGGAACAGTACGGCGACCAGATCTTCATCGGCCACGGCATTGAGGTTGACTACCAGCGGGAGCGCATGCCCTACATTCTTGATCATCTGACCAGCCATCGGTTTGACCTCGTCATTCTCGCCGTCCATTTCTTCGACGGTCGCGCCCTCCACCACCGGGAGCACTGGGGCAGCCTGTCGCCGGATGCAGCAACCCGGGCTTATCTGGCCACCGTCCTGGAGGCCGCCCAACTGGCCCTTGAGCTGGACCGCCGGGGACAACGGCCGTTCGACGTCCTGGCTCACCTGGACCTAGTCAAACGCTACACCCAGCGCTACTTCGGCTGCTACGACGTCGCCTCGCACCAGGCCGCGATCGACAGTATTCTGCAGACCTGCCTGGCCGCCAACCTGATCCCTGAACTCAACTGCAGCAGCCTGAGGCAATCGCTGCCCGAGACTCTGCCCGCGGATTGGGCCGTGCGACGCTATGCCGAACTCGGCGGTCGGGCGATGACCTTGGGCAGCGACGCCCATGCCCTGGAGCACGTGGGGGCGGGGCTGAATGAGGGGGCTGCCATTCTCCAGCAGAACGCGATCAAGCACCAGGCGATCTTCATGAACCGCCAACGTTATGATCTGCCTCTGGAAGACGAAGACCGCGAGGTGGGCCATGCCTCCAGGGGCTGAGAAAACCGGCTCGCATCTCGCTCTCCGGCCGGAATGGGCACCGGGTACCCTGCTGCTCGCGGCCATGTTCGTCGCCTGGGTGTACGGTCCGGGGCAGGGGGCGGATCTGGCCCCGGTCGTGCCGCTGGACAAGAACGAATGGCTGGGAACACCCCCGCCCGCAGTGGAGCCGGCCGATCAGACCTTCCTCATGCGCCTTGTGCGCCGGTCGCTTCAACGGCTCGTGCGCAGCGGCGAGCGATACACCGTGGACTACGTACCTTCCACGCTCGAGGAGTTGAGATGCTGCGTGTCGGTGACGCTTCGGCGATGGGGTCGCGTGACGGGGCAGGGCCTGTCAGGCTTCGACACCGTGGTGAAGGCCTGCGCCAGCGCCGCGGAGGCCGCCTTGGCCGATGCTCGCCGAGACGCGCCGCTGGCGGATCATGACCTGGCCGAGACGAGGATCGAACTGGAGTTGATCGGTCCGTTTGAGATGATCGGCACCTCCGACCAGCCGACCGAGGAGCTTGCCCGGCAGTACGAACCGCCGGTCCACGGCTTGGCTCTGCGGTTCGAGAGCACCGAAGCCCGCATTCGGCCTTCCGAGTGGTTCACTGCGGACCTCAAATATGATCCATTGGACGATCAGCACCACGGGCGAGGTCGCTGCGTCATGGCCATCGCGAGACTCCGCGAGATGATCGAACGCAGGGAACCCGTCTCACAGAACCATCCGGACCGGATCATCGTGCTCCGATTCCGGAGTCTTCATCTCTACGAGCCGACGCCGGGACAACCGCCCGTTGAGCTGTTGGCCGGCCTGAGGCTTGTTCCGTCTGCAGACGTTCACCCCGAGAAGCTCCTGGTCGCGGCCGACACCATGGCTCGATTCATCCGCTTCCGACAGAATGCCGATGGCGTTTTTGCCTACGAGTATCTGGCCGGCCAAGGCATGTATCGAGGCGAGGACCAGAACTGGATTCGACAAGCGGCCACGACCTGGAGCATGGCCGTCCACGCCCGAAAGCGAAGGGATGCCGAATCCGCGAGGGCCCTGGACCGGGCGATTGGGGTGTTTCGGAAGATGATTCGCCCGGTCTCCGGGCAGAGCGATGCCACCTTCCTGGCCACGCCTGACGATGAGAACGGCCTGGGGGCGACCGCCTTGGTCTGCCTGGCCCTGGCCGATGGGCCGGACCCGGAGCGATACGCCGACATCCGTCTGCCCCTGCTCAACGGCCTGGCCTCGATGCAGGAAGCCGACGGCACCTTCCGCACCCACTTTCCCCCTTCAGCTCTACAAACCACTCAGGACTACTACCCGGGCGAGGCCCTGCTGGCCATCGCCCGCCAATATGCTCTCGACAGCAGTCCCAGGTGGAGGGCCGTCTGCGACAAGTCGCTGCCATTCTACCGTGCCTATTTCCGTCAGAAGCGACCGGCTCCGTTCATACCCTGGCAGGCCCAGGCCTGGGGTCAACTTGCGCGGACCACCCGGCGTCAGGAATACGCCGACTTCGTCTACGAAATGACCGACCATCTGGCCGGTACCCAGATGGCGCCGCCTCGCCCCATGCTACCCATCTACCTCGGCGGATTCGACGTCTACGGCAGCGGCCGTCCGGGTGTCAGCAGCGCCGTGTATCTCGAAGGGGCGGTTGACGCCCTGCGGACTGCCGAATCACTGGGCGACCGCGCCCGGGCAGACCGCTACCGCCGCGTGGTGACCGAAGCGGCGCGGTTCGTGTTGCAGCTTCAGTTCCGTGAGGAAGAATGCTATTATGTGGGTACGCCGCGGGACGTCGTCGGGGCAGTGCGCAACTCGCCCAGCGACCCGTCGCTGCGGATCGACCACGTGCAGCACGCGCTGTGTGCCCTGCTCGGAGCAGCGGAGTTGCTGACACCTGCCAGCCGGCCTTCAGCATGGAAATCGCGCTAGGCGGTGGCTTGGCGTCCGGACACGCGGAAGCACCGACCGTGAGGGACCGAAAGTGATCCACGTACACATGCCAGGCCCGGCAGAAGAACTGGCCGCCCGTCCCCGTCGCCCTGACCAGGTCGCCCTGGTCGGCATCCCGACCATTCGGACCCATTTGCCCGCCGGCCGTCGGCGAACTCACGACGGCCTTCGGGCGGCTCGGGCCATCCCCGCCGCCCTGCTGGTCGTGGCGGGATTGACGGGGTGTAGCCCAATTCGCTGGGAGGTGAGCTACGAGCGGGCCCTGCAGGTGGCGGCAGAACGGCGCACCCGCGTCCTGGTCGCATTCCACTCCGTGGTCAACGCTGACTGCCGGGCGATGGACGCCGAAGTGTTCTCCGACGCCAACGTCCAGAAGCACGTTCGCCAGTATGTCCCCGTCCGCCTTGATCCGCTCATCCATCGGCAGCTGGCGAAGCAGTTCGGAGTCGAGACGGTCCCCGCCTTCCTGGTCGTTCGCCCGGACGGCGCGGTGGTGGGAGGCCGGGGCGGCAGGATGGACGCCGAGCAGTTCGGCTATTTCCTGATCAGGAGCAGGTTCAACTGAACGGGACCGAGAACGTGCGCGTCTCAAGCCCCGTGTGGAGCGCTTCGGCCTGGGGCTTCCGGTGGGTTCTATTTGGTACTATAAAACTTTATATCCCGCTTATTCACAGGCGCAAACGGCGGTTGCGCGATCGCTGCTGGCCGCGATCATGGCCGCGATCGACCTGACCGGCGGATAGTCTGAAGTCGCTCGTCCAAGCCCTCTGCATCCGGCGACCGATGGGCCGCCAGGTTTCTGGCTTCGGCCGGGTCGTCGCCCAGGTTGTAGACCTGCGGGCGGGAATCGTTGCCCAGTTCGGTGTGGGTGGCCGCATTTCGCCTGGGGCCCTTGCCGGGCTCAATGTACTTCCAGTCGCCCCGGCGGAGGGCGAGGGTGCCCGCCTGCTCGACGAGTTCCTCGCGGCCGCCGCGGGAGTCGCCCAGCAGGGCGGGCAACACGTCAAGACTGTCCGGGCCGTCCTCGGGACCCAGCTTGCGTCCGACCAGAGCAGCAAATGATGCCAGGAAATCGACCTGGCACACCAGGGCCGGGCTCGTGCCGGGCCTGACCCGCCTGGGCCAGCGGATCAGCATGGGTACGCGCGTGCCGCCCTCGAAGATGCTGTACTTACCGCCCCGCCAGGGCCCGGCCGGCCTGTGATCGCCGAGTCGGGTCGCCGCCTCGTCCCGGTAGCCGTCGTCCACCACCGGGCCGTTGTCGCTGCTCAGAATCACGAGCGTGTTCTCTGCCAAGCCCAGCCGGTCGAGGGTATTGAGGATTCGGCCGACGCACGCATCGAACTGGAGGATGACATCGCCCCGAGGCCCCATGCCGCTCTTGCCCGAGAAACGCGGGTGCGGAACCCTGGGCACGTGAACGTCGTGAGTCGCGAAGTAGAGAAAGAACGGCCGGGCCTTCTGTTGTTCAATGAACGCGACCGCCTTCGCGGCAATCGTATCGGCCATATCCTCGTCCACCCACCGGGCCGCCTTTCCACCGCTCATGTACCCGATTCGACTGATGCCGTTAACGATGGTCTGATCGTGCCCGTGGCTGGGTTGGATCTTAAGAAGCTCAGGGTTGTTTTTGCCTGTAGGCTCATCGCCCACCGGGGAGGCATAGCTCACCCGGAGGGGGTCCTTCGGATCCAGGCCGACAACACGGTGATTCTCGACGTAAACGCAGGGTACTCGGTCACCAGTCGCAGGGATCAGGAAGCAGTAGTCGAAACCCAACTCGAGCGGGCCGGGCCTGATCTCCCTGTTCCAGTCTAGGGCTCCGTTTCCGAGCCCCAGATGCCACTTGCCGACAACACCGGTCGCGTAGCCTGCGTCCTTCAAAACGGATGCCAGCGTCGTCCGGCCGGGCTCGATGATCAATCGGGCATCGCCGGGCAGGATGCCTGTACCCTTTCGGCGCCAGGCGTACTCACCGGTGAGCATGGCATATCGCGAGGGCGTACAGGTTGCGGCCGCCCCATGGGCATCGGTGAACCGCAAGCCCTGCTCGGTGAGCCGATCGATGTTCGGCGTCTTGAGGCTCGTGGCCCCATAGCAGCTGACATCGCCGTAGCCGAGGTCATCGGCGTAGATCAACACGATGTTGGGTTGCGATTGGGCCGCAAGCCCGGACGCGAACGCCAGGACCAGCGACGCACTGAGAGATGCGAAGATCCGGTGCTGCATGACGCGGCCTCCAGTCGAGCGTGAGGTGTATTGTCCGCGGGAGGCAATGATACGTCCAGACGGCCGACGAGGCCAGGCACCCGCGATCGCACGCGAACGCAGGGCGCGAGCGTGAACAGCACGCGGCCTGATTCAGCGGAGCAGCTCGCAGCCGCGAGACTCGCGCCTTCGAC
The window above is part of the Phycisphaerae bacterium genome. Proteins encoded here:
- a CDS encoding histidinol-phosphatase HisJ family protein, translating into MKLYDQHLHSANSVDSRSDPSEVVRAAIGAGLAGVTFTEHYDPHESEWDVCIYDYERIAQAVAVLREQYGDQIFIGHGIEVDYQRERMPYILDHLTSHRFDLVILAVHFFDGRALHHREHWGSLSPDAATRAYLATVLEAAQLALELDRRGQRPFDVLAHLDLVKRYTQRYFGCYDVASHQAAIDSILQTCLAANLIPELNCSSLRQSLPETLPADWAVRRYAELGGRAMTLGSDAHALEHVGAGLNEGAAILQQNAIKHQAIFMNRQRYDLPLEDEDREVGHASRG
- a CDS encoding thioredoxin family protein; its protein translation is MPGPAEELAARPRRPDQVALVGIPTIRTHLPAGRRRTHDGLRAARAIPAALLVVAGLTGCSPIRWEVSYERALQVAAERRTRVLVAFHSVVNADCRAMDAEVFSDANVQKHVRQYVPVRLDPLIHRQLAKQFGVETVPAFLVVRPDGAVVGGRGGRMDAEQFGYFLIRSRFN
- a CDS encoding arylsulfatase, translated to MQHRIFASLSASLVLAFASGLAAQSQPNIVLIYADDLGYGDVSCYGATSLKTPNIDRLTEQGLRFTDAHGAAATCTPSRYAMLTGEYAWRRKGTGILPGDARLIIEPGRTTLASVLKDAGYATGVVGKWHLGLGNGALDWNREIRPGPLELGFDYCFLIPATGDRVPCVYVENHRVVGLDPKDPLRVSYASPVGDEPTGKNNPELLKIQPSHGHDQTIVNGISRIGYMSGGKAARWVDEDMADTIAAKAVAFIEQQKARPFFLYFATHDVHVPRVPHPRFSGKSGMGPRGDVILQFDACVGRILNTLDRLGLAENTLVILSSDNGPVVDDGYRDEAATRLGDHRPAGPWRGGKYSIFEGGTRVPMLIRWPRRVRPGTSPALVCQVDFLASFAALVGRKLGPEDGPDSLDVLPALLGDSRGGREELVEQAGTLALRRGDWKYIEPGKGPRRNAATHTELGNDSRPQVYNLGDDPAEARNLAAHRSPDAEGLDERLQTIRRSGRSRP